The genomic window ATCCCCTCAGTGAGCCGCTGTTCATGCGCGAGCCCCTGGCCCGCAGCGACCCCGCCTTGCGCCAGCAGGCCGAGCGCGTGCTCCGCTCCCTCGACGGTTTCCGCGAGACGCTCGCCGACCGCCATGCGCGGATGCAATTGATGGAGCGCGCGGAGGCGAAGATCCGCGCCGAGCTGGCGCTGCTGCCGCCCCGCGCGCAACTGCTGGGCCGGCTGAACGCCGAGCTGAATTACGCGGCCCTGTCACGCGGGCCAGAGGGCGTCTGCTTTCCGCCGGGCACGGGCGTCGCGACCCCCGGCGGCAGGGTGCCCATCGCCGCGCTGCGTGCCGGTGCCACGGTGCTGGCGATGAGTGCGGCGGGACAAAAAGTGGTGGCCCGTGTCGCGGCGCGGCTCGATGGCTGGACGGACTGGCTGGTGGCCATCCACCTGCCGGGGGAGACGGTGCTGGCCACCCGGTCGCACCGCTTCGCCGTGGGCGGCGGCTGGCAGCCGGCGCGGCTGCTGCGGCCCGGCATGGTGCTGGAGACGGGAGATGGCCGTGGTGCCTCCGTCCGCGCGGTGCGGCGCCTGCGCTGCGCCACGCCGACCTGCAACCTGGAAGTAGTGGCGCATCACACCTTCTTGGTCGGTGCGGCCGGCGTGGTGGTGCATAATGGGGATGTCGAGGCGGCGCGCAGCTACCACAGCACGACCGCCTATCTCGGTCAGATCTATTATATCTCGGTGCGGCGGAACGGTGTCTGGGTCCTGGCCTATGTCGGCAGCACCAACAAGGAAGGGCTCACCCGGGCCCGCTTCCTGGAGCATGTCGGCCAGGGCCGACCGGGCAACTTGGACTTCACCGAGCGCAAGCGCGCCTGGGCGGAGGCTTACGACCGGGCCCGAGGCAGGGAGGTGGTCAGGATGGAGAACGGTCTGCCCACCCACGAATTCGGCGATGTCCGCGTGCAGGTGGTCGTCGAGGGGCAGTTCACCGACCTGGCGCTGGCCATCGTCGAGCAGGCGCATATCAATGCGAACAACAGGCAGGGCCAACTGGTGAACAACGCCGCCGCCATCGGCCAGAACGGCTTCGAGAAATACTACGGCAGCCTCACGCGCGAGCAGCGCGTGCCGCACAGTCCCTGCCGGTAGCGCGCCATGGCCTGGTGGCAGAGTTCCGACGGCCTGGGGCATATCGGGGACCGACCCGCCGACATCCTGGGCACCGCGCTGACCGAGGCGCTGGGGGAGAGTTTCGACCTCGACCTGCTGGCGGGTTTCCTGTCATCGCTCGGCTCCGCGCTCCTGCTGGACCCCGAGGCGCTGGTGCTGGAAGGCCATGCCATCGCCCGGCGGGAGATGGAGATCCTGACCGCCGAGATACCCCCCATAGTGGTGCCCATCAGCACGGACATGCCAGGCGGGATGCTGGAGGAACGGCTTTTCGACAGCCTGGAGGCCATGGCCTTCAGCTACAGGGACAGTGGCGTGGACCGCCTGCCACGGCTGGCTGAGGTGCTGGAAACACTGAGCTTCGTCGCTCGTGGCCGGCTGCGCGAGCCCGGCAGCGGCACCGAACTGACGCTGCGCGGCATCCGCCTGTTGCCGCCCGGCGGGGGCGCGGCTCCGACGCGTTGGGCGTTGCTGCGTGGCATGCTGCTGGATCAGCCGGACGAGATGCTGGTGGCCGGCGCGCTGGCGGATGCCGACTGGCGGCTGCGGATGCTGGGACTGATGGCCCTGGGGCGCTTCCGCCTCCGCGCCCAGGGGCGCCGGGCCCTGAAGGTGCCGGTTCCCGGGACGGAGGCCGGGCTGCGCGACGAAGACCATCGCGCGCTGCTGGCCCTGCGGGATATCGCCGCCGAGCGTGCGGGCCTAGGGGATCCGCGGCCCGTGCACAGCGACCCGGAGGTGGCCGCTGCCCGCGCGGCGCTGCGGCGGGATATCGAGGCGATGCTGGACGGCGTCGGCCGACCACGCGCCGAAAGTCCTGCCTTCATCCTGACGGTCCTGGCCGACCCCGCCAGCGTGGCGGGGCAGGGGCCCGGCCTCTGGCGCCGCTGGCTGGAGAGCTAGGCGCCACCAAGGCCCCGCCGCGCGGCCGGACCCCCACCTCAGACCGGGGAAATGCGCGCCCGCCCAGCCAGTTCGGCACCTTCCAGGCCATAGAGGCGGTCCAGCAGCGCCACCTGAAAACTGCCGGGGCCGCTGGCCAGCGGGGCCGCCTGCTCCGCCGCCACGCCCAGCACCGCCAGCCCGGCGACGGCGGCCTGCATCCCGTCCAGCCCGGCCCCCAGGAAGGCGCCGATCAGCGCCGTGGCGGTGCAGCCGGTGCCGGTGACGCGGGTCAGCATCGGGTGCCCGTTGGCGATGGCCAGCATGGCCGTGCCGTCCGTCACGTAGTCGGTCGCGCCGGTCACGGCCACCACGGCGCCGGACTGCCGCGCCAGTTGCCGCGCGGCCTCCCGCGCCGCGTCGGAGCGATGGGCGCTGTCCACGCCCTTGCCGCCGCCGGCCTGCCCCGCCAGGGCCATGATCTCCGAGGCATTGCCGCGCACCACGCGCGGCCCCCGGGCCAGAAGTTGCAGGGCGGTGTCCTTGCGGAAGGCGGTGGCCCCGGCGGCCACGGGATCCATGATCCAGGGCACGCCGGCCTCGCCCGCCGCGGCCGTGGCCACCAGCATGGCGTCGCGCTGCGGCGCTGTCAGGGTGCCGAGGTTGATCACCAGCGCGGCGGTCAACCGGACAAATTCCCCGACCTCCTGCTCCGCCAGCACCATGGCGGGGGAGGCACCGATGGCCAGCAGCGCATTGGCCGTGACATTCGCCACCACCTGATTGGTGATGTTGTGCACCAGCGGCGCCGCCTGCCGCAGGCGTGACAGCGCCAGGGAAAGGTCGGGTTGGGTCATGCTGTCCATGCTCGCTTTACCTGGACGGGACTTAGCCCGCCGGCCGCGCGCGACAAAGAGGAGGTATCAGCCGGCTTCGCGCGCCTGCTTCGCGAGGCGGACCAGCAGGGCCCGCAGCGCCCCCGGGTCCAGCGCGCGCTCGGGGAAGGGGATGCGGAGCGCCTGCCCCTCCAGCATCAGGTCCATGCCATCGGGGTCCAGGCCGGTCATGCGCCAGTGGCCGGGCGCGGCGCCGCCCAGCCGGGTGGCATAGAGCCCGATGGCCTCGGCATGGTCCTGGTTCATATGCGCCACGGCCTCCGGCTCGGCGGCCAGCAGCGCCCCGGCGCCCGTGAGGTCGGTCAGCAGCGCCGCGGGCGGCAGTTCCGGCGCACGGCCGAAGCCGGCCACCAGATGCGCCGCCAGGGGCCGCACCCGCCAGAAGCGGAAGTCCGGAAAGTCGATATAAAGCGCCGATTTCGGATGCCGCGCCAGGAAGCGCTGCCGCAGATGCGGTGCTTCCGCCGGTTGCGCCATGCCGGAGAGGGTGAGGCGCGGATGCGCCAGCGGGTCTCCCTTGCCGCCGCGCGAGAGCAGCAGGGAGACGCGGCCATCCGCCGCCATGTTGCGGCTGTGCAGCGCCAGGCGAGAGGCCAGCAGCAGCGGTGCGCCGTCATAGTCCGTGGCCACCGTCACCAGCGACACGAAGGGATGCCCGCCCGCGCCTGCCGCCCCCGGGTCCAGCGTCGCCAGGGATGCGGTCAGCGCCTCCCGCAGCAGGGCGTGGGCGAGGGCAGGATGGTCACCGGCGCCGGGCTCGGGCAGGGTTTCGGCGCGCGGGGTGATGGCGGGGCCGTCGGTGCTCATGAGCCTCATCCTGCCACGCCGCGCCACGCCGCGCACTCATCAGCTTCTCTGATGAATGCGTCAGTTAAATGAGTTGGACTTGTCCCTGGCCGCCTCTAGTTTCCCGGTCGGAATGCACGCCGTGGCGCGTGAGGGGGAAGCAGAGAGAGATGATCGCACTGGCCGCGCCATGCGGCCGCCGTGCCGGATCAGACCGTATCGACGGGGCCGCTCCAGGGCGTGGGCTGCCGGCCGGAGCGGGCAGCGGGGCGGCTGCCCATCACCTCGGCGAAGCGGCGCTCCAGCTCCGTGGCCAGGGGGGAGAGGGTGCTGTTGCGCCGTGTCAGGATGCCCACCTGCCGGGTCAGCCGGGGCGTGACCAGCGGCAAGACCTGCAACCTGTCGCCCTCCAGGCCTTCCGCCGCCAGGCGCGGGACGATGCCGATGCCCAGCCGCGCCTCCACCAGTCCGGCCACGGCCAGGATCTGCTGCGCCTGATAGCGGATGGAAAGGGCGAGGCCCTGGGCGCGCGCCTCCTCCTCCACCAGCTCCCGCAGCCCGGCCATCATCACCAGCGGGTGGCGGGCCAGCAGCCGCAGGCTGGCCCGTGGGCGGGCGGGCAGCAGGCCGGGCGGCACCAGGGCGCAGATCGGGTCCTCCAGCAGTGGGCGGAACAGCAGCCCCGCCGAGGCCGGCGGCGGCGGGCCCACGCCGAAATCGACGTCCTGGGCCCGCACGCAATCCAGGATACCGGCCAGCGGCAATTCCCGCACCTCCACCTGGGCGCCCGGGAAGGCGTCCTGGAAGGCGGCCATGACCCTCGGCAGGCGGCTGCCGGCCAGGCTGGGCGCGCAGGCCACGGCGACGCGGCCCCGGTGCGCCGCCAGCCCTTCGGCCAGCCGCAGCCCGGCCATCAGCTCGGCCATCGCGCTGCGGACATGGGTCAGCAGCCTGGCGCCCTCCGGCGTCAGCCGCACCTGGCGCGTGGTGCGCTGGAACAGGCGCAGGCCCAGCTGTTCCTCCAGCTGGCGGATCTGCATGCTGACGGCGGATTGCGTGCGCCCGATCTCCTCCGCCGCACGGCGGAAGCTGCCGTGCTCGGCCACCTCGATGAAGGCCTGCAGGAGCTTCAGGTTGACGTTCACCCCGGGCTTATCCTCCGCGCCGGCAGGGGCCGCAACAGCTTTCAGGACAGGGAAGGATGCAGGACATGACGGAACAGGACCGGCCGCTGGCGGGCGTGCGCGTGCTGGATATCGCTACCTTTATCGCGGGGCCCTTCGCCGGGACCATCATGGGCGATTTCGGCGCGGACGTGATCAAGATCGAGCATCCGCGCGACGGCGACCCCATGCGGAAGTTCGGCACCCCCACCGAATGCGGCGATACCCTGGCTTGGCTGAGCGAGGCGCGGAACAAGCGCTGCATGACGCTGGACCTGCGCGCGCCCGATGGCGCCGCGCTGTTCAGGAAGCTGGTCGCCGAGGTCGATGTGGTGGTCGAGAACTTCCGCCCGGGCACGCTGGAGAAATGGGGCCTGGGCTGGGAGGTGCTGCGCGAGGTCAACCCGAAGCTGGTGATGCTGCGGATCAGCGCCTATGGCCAGACCGGGCCGATGCGCGGCAAGCCGGGCTTCGCGCGCATCGCCCATGGCTTCGCGGGCCTGTCCTATCTGGCCGGGGAGCCGGGGCGGCCGCCGGTGGTGCCCGGCTCGACCTCGCTGGCCGATTACATGTCCGGTGTCTGGGGCGCGCTGGGGGTGATGATGGCGCTGCGGCAGGCGGAGAAGACCGGCCGCGGGCAGGTGGTGGATATCGGCCTCTATGAATCCGTCTTCCGCCTGCTGGACGAGATCGCCCCCGCCTATGCCCGCCATGGCACGGTGCGCGAGCGGATGGGCGCCGATGTGCCGCAGGTGGTGCCGCATGGCCACTGGCAGACCCGGGACGGCCGCTGGATCGCCCTGGCCTGCACCAGCGAAAAGATCTTCGCGCGCCTCTGCGATGTCATGGGCAAGCCGGAGCTGGCGGCGCCGGATGCGCTGGGCCCGACCAGGAACCGCCTGGCGCGGCGGGAGGAGACCAACCAGCTGGTGGCGGACTGGGTCGGCAGCCTGGACTTCGACGAGTTGATGGCCGCCTGCGACGGCGCCGGCGTGCCCTGCGGCCCCATCAACAGCATCGCCGACATCTTCCAGGACCCGCAATACGAGGCGCGCGGCAACCTGCTGCGGGTGCAGGACCCGCGCGTGGGCGAGATCGTGCTGCCGGCGGGCATGCCGCATCTGACGGAAACCCCGCCCGTCCTGCGCCATGCCGGCCGCGCCATGGGCGCGGATACCGATGACATCCTCTCCGAACTGTTGCAGATGACAGCCGAGGATGTCGCGCGGCTGCGGTCCGGCGGCGTGATCTGAACCATTCAAGGAGAGCCTTCTGATGCCCGCCTATGCCGCCCCGGTTGACGACATGCTCTTCGTGCTGGGGGATCTGCTGGATGCCCCCGCCACCCTGGCCGGGTTGGGAGGGGAGGAGGTTTCCCTCTCCCTGATGGGCGAGGTGCTGGGGGAGGCCGGGCGCTTCTGCGAGAAGGTGGCCCAGCCCATCAACCGCAGCGGCGACGAGGAAGGCTGCGTGCTGGAGAACGGCGCCGTCCGCACGCCGAAAGGCTTCCCCGAGGCCTATGCCGCCTTCGTGGAAGGCGGCTGGCCCGGCCTTGCCCACGCGCCGGAGCATGGCGGTCAGGGCCTGCCGCGCGTGTTGCAGGTGCTGTTCGATGAAATGCTCTCCTCGGCCAATTTCTCCTTCGGCCTCTTTCCCGGCCTGACGCGCGGCGCGGTGGAGGCCATCGAGCGCCATGGCGATGCCACGCTGAAGGAGACCTATCTACCTCCCATGGTGGAGGGCCGCTGGATGGGCGCCATGGCCCTGACGGAGGCCCATGCGGGCACCGATCTCGGCCTGCTGCGGAGCAAGGCGGAGCCGCAGGCGGATGGCAGCCACCGCGTCACCGGCAGCAAGATCTTCATCAGCGCCGGCGACCACGACCTGTCGGAGAACATCATTCACCTCGTGCTGGCACGGCTCCCGGACGCGCCGCCGGGGGTGAAGGGCATCAGCCTCTTCCTGGTGCCGAAGTTCCTGCCGGGCGAGGCAGGGGGGCTGGGCGCGCGCAATGCCATGTCCGTCGGCTCCATCGAGCACAAGATGGGCATCAAGGCTTCGCCCACCTGCGTCATGAACTACGATGGCGCGACGGGCTGGCTGGTGGGGGCGCCGCATCAGGGCCTGCGCGCCATGTTCACCATGATGAACGCCGAGCGGCTCTTCGTCGGCATCCAGGGCCTGGGCATCGCCGAGGCCGCCTATCAGGGCGCCAGCGCCTATGCGCGGGAACGGGTGCAGGGCCGCGCGCCGGGGGCGGCCAGCGGGCCGGCGCAGCCGATCCTGGTGCATCCCGATGTCCGGAAGATGCTGCTGACCATTCGGGGCTTCTCGGAGGCCGGCCGCGCGCTGGCGGCCTGGACGGCGCTGGAGATGGAAAAGGCCGCCCGTCACCCCGATATCGCGGCGCGAGCGCGGGCGGAGGGCATGGTCGCGCTGCTGACGCCCGTCATCAAGGCGGCCTTCACCGACCTCGGCTTCGAGTCCGCCGTGCTGGCGCAGCAGGTCTTCGGCGGCCATGGCTATGTGCGCGAATGGGGCATGGAGCAGTTGGTGCGGGACGCCCGCATCGCGCAGATCTACGAGGGCACCAACGGCATCCAGGCGATGGACCTGGTCGGCCGCAAGCTGACGCAGGATGGCGGCGCCCTGCCGCGCGCCTTCTTCGCCGAGATCCGCGAGAGCCTGGCGCCCCATGCAGCCTCCGAATTCGCCGCGCCCGTGCTGGCGGCGCTGGAGCGGCTGGAGGTAGCGACCGAGGCCCTGGCCGGCCGCGCCGCCGCCGACCCGGCCGAGCCGGGTGCCGCGGCCACCGACTACCTCCGCTTCTTCGCCCTGGTGGCGCTGGGTTGGATCTGGGCGAGGATGGCGCTGCTGCCCTCGGCGCCGCCCGCGAAGCAGGCCGTGGCGCGCTTCTTCATGGCCCGCATCCTGCCGCAGACCCTGGGGCTGGAGCTTGCCCTGCGGGCAGGGGCCGCGCCCGTGATGGCGCTGGAGGACGCGGCCTTCTGATCCGTGCGGGCGCAGCACAGGTATTGTGCTGTGCCCGCGCGTGCCGAAGCCCGCCCACTTCCCCATAACACTTGGCCAAGACAGGCTGGGGAGGATGATGCCATGGGTGCCGCCGCGGGAATGCCGCCTCTGACGGGGCTGCGCGTATTGGATTTCACCCGCGTCATCGCCGGGCCCTACCTGACCATGATGCTGGCGGACCTGGGCTGCGAGGTCATCAAGGTCGAAAGCCCCGGGCATGGCGACGATACCCGGCTGAGCCAGCCACCGGGCAAGGGCGGCGAGTCCGCCATCTTCATGGGCCTGAACCGCAACAAGCAGAGCGTGGTGCTGGATCTGGCCAGGGAGGAAGGCCGCGCCCTTGCGCGCCGTCTGGCCGGCGAATGCGACATCCTCGTGGAGAATTTCCGCCCCGGCGCCATGCGACGCCTCGGGCTGGATTATGAAGCGCTGCGCGAGGAGATGCCGGGCCTGATCTATTGCTCCATCTCCGGCTACGGCCATCACAGCCGCTTCAGCGACATCCCGGGCTACGACCCCATCGCCCAGGCCGAGACGGGGCTGATGTACATGACCGGCGACAGCAGCATGCCGCCGATCCGCTCCGGCGGCTCGGTCATCGACGTGCTGACGGGCATGCATGCCGGCCTCGGTATCCTCTCCGCCCTGCATGCACGGGCACGGACGGGAGAGGGGCAGTTCGTTGACCTGTCACTCTACGACACCGCGCTCTCCTCGCTCGGCTTCATCATGCAGGGGCCGCTGCTCACCGGGCAGAACCCGCTCCGCCTCGGCAATACCTCCTTCTTCATGGCGCCGAACGGCGTCTATGACTGCGCGGACGGCCAGGTGATGATCAGCGCCGGCAACAACCGCCTCTTCGCCAAGCTCTGCGAGGGGATGGGCCTGCCGGAGATGCTGGCGGACCCACGCTTCGCCAGCAATGCCACGCGGCTGGAGAACCTGGATGCCATGAACGCCATGCTGTCCCAGCGGCTGGGCGAGCAGCCGCGCGACCATTGGGTGGAGAAGCTGCGGCGCATCGGCGTGCCCATCGGCGCCGTGCGGACGCCGCTGGAGGCGCTGGACGCAGTGGAGACCGAGGCCAGCGGCATGCTGCACGCCGTACAGCATCCCACCGCCGGAGAGATCCGCACCGTGCGGAACGCCATCCACCTCTCCAATACGCCGCCACGCGTGCCAGGGCCCGCGCCGTTGCTCGACCAGCATAGCGATGCCATCCTGCAATCCGTCCTGGGCCTGGACCCGGAGGAGATCGCGGAACTGCGCCGCCAGGGGGCCATCGGCCCGGCGTCCCATCCCGCCAAAGTGGAGCCCTGACGCCATGCCGCTGCCCCGTTGCGTGATCCTGGACGACTACCAGCAGGCCGCCCTGTCATCGGCCGACTGGTCTGGGCTGCAGGACCGCCTGCGTGTCGAGGCGCTGCACGATCACCTCCCACGGGAGGCGCTGGCGGAAGCCATCGGCGATGCCGAGGTGGTGGTGGCGATGCGGGAGCGCACGCCCTTCGATGCCGCCATGCTGGCGCGGCTGCCGGCGCTGAAGCTGCTGGTGACGACGGGTATGGTCAATGCCGCCATCGACATGCCGGCGGCGGCGGCGCGCGGCATCACCATCTGCGGCACGCCCAGCGTACCGAACCCGACCCCGGAACTCAGCTGGGGCCTGCTGCTGGCCCTGGCCCGGAAGATCCCGCAGGAACACGCCAATCTCCGCGCCGGCGGCCACTGGCAGAACAGCCTGGGCTTCGACCTCGCGCGCAAGACCATCGGCATCATCGGCCTCGGCCGCATCGGGCAGGTGATGGCGCGCTATGCCCGCGCCTTCGACATGTCCGTGCTGGCTTGGAGCCCGAACCTGACGCAGGACCGCTGCGAGGCCGCGGGCGCGCGTCTCGCGCCATCGCTGGATGCGCTGCTGGCGGAAGCCGATGTGGTGACGGTGCACATGGTGCTGGCGCCCAGCACGCGCGGCCTGATCGGCGCGCGGGAGATCGGGCTGATGAAGCCGGGCGCGCTGCTGGTGAATACCTCGCGCGGGCCGCTGGTCGATGCCGCCGCCTTGCAGGCCGCGCTGCGCGATGGCCGCATCGGCGGCGCCGCGCTGGATGTCTTCGAGGAGGAGCCGCTGCCGGCCGACAGCCCCTGGCGGAGCCTGCCCAACCTCGTGGCCACGCCCCATCTCGGCTATGTCACCGAGCGCAACTACCGCATGTACTACCGCGGCGCGGTGGAGGCGATCGACGGCTGGCTGCGCGGCAACCCGGTGCGCGTCCTCGCGGCACCGGGCTGACGCCTTCCTGCGGCTCAGTCGAGCCGCAGGTTCCTCTCCTTCACCAGCCGGCCCCAGATCTCGCGCTCGGAGTCCAGCTTGGCGGCGAAATCGGCGGGGCCGCTATAGCGCGGCTCCAGCCCGCCGCGCGTCAGCTTCTCCTGCGTCGCCGGATCGGACACCGCCGCCCGGACATCCTCCGCGATGCGGTCGCGCAGCGCGGTGGGCAGGCCCTTGGGGCCGAGGAAGCCGTACCAGGTCTCGGAATCCATCGGCACCCCCGACTCCCGGAAGGTCGGAACGTCAGGCATGTCCGGCCCACGCGTGGCGCGCCCGCTGGCCAGCACCTTCAGCCGGCCCTCGCGCACGAAGCCCATGGTGCCGGCGGTGTCGAAGACGGCATCCACATTGCCGGCCATCAGGTCGGTGATGGCGGGCGCCGAGCCGCGATAGGGAATATGCGTCATCTCGAAGCCGGCCTGGCTGGCCAGCATCTCCGCCGCCGTATGCGTGCTGCTGCCGACGCCGGAGGAGCCGAAGCTCACGCCGCCGCGCTGCTTCTTCGCGAAGGCGATGAATTCCTGCAGGTTATCGGCCGGCAGATCCTTCCGCACATAGAGCACGCCGATGGAGACGCCGATCTGCGCGATGGGCACCATGGCCTTCGGGTCGAAGGTCAGGTCCCGCATCATCAGCGGGTTCATGACGAAGCCGAAGGCCGTCAGCAGCAGCGTGTAGCCGTCCGGCGCCGCCTGGGAGGCCGCGGCGGCGCCGATCATGGTGCCGCCGCCGGGGCGGTTGTCCACCACCACCGGCTGCTTCCACAGCCCCGAGAGCGGGGCGCTGATGGCGCGGGCGAAGATATCCGTGGGACCGCCCGCCGCATAGGGGACGATCAGCTGCACGCTGCGGCTGGGATAGGCCTGCTGGGCGCGGGCGGGGCCGATCGCCGCCAGCCCGCCGGCGCCCAGGAGCAGGGCGATGTCGCGTCGCTTCAACATGGTCAGCGGCCCTTGAACACAGGTGCGCGCTTCTCCAGCGTTGCGCGGCGCGCCTCCTGCGCGTCCTCGGTGCGGGAGAGGGCGACGGTGAAGTCCTGCTCGATGCGGTAGGCATCGCGCGGCGGCATCAGATCGGCGATGTCGCAGGAGCGCTTGGCATAGCCGATGGCCAGCGGGCTCTTGGAGGCGATGGTCCGGGCGATCTCCATCGCCTCCGGCATCAGCCGCTCCTGCGGCACCACGGCCTCGATGACATTCATGCGATACAGCTCGGCCGCGGGGATGCGCTTGCCGGTGAAGAAGAGGTGCCGCATGTGGGAGCGGCCCAGCAGGCTCCTCAGCATCGCCGCGCCCCCGGCCAGGCCGACATCGATCTCCGGCATGCCGAAGATGGCTTCCTCGGCCGCCAGCATGATGTCGCAGCTTGCCATCAGGGCGAAGCCAAGGCCCAGCGCCGCGCCGTTGACGGCGGCGATGACGGGCTTCTTGCATTCCATGATGGAATTGCCCGTCTCCCGCGTCACGCGGTTATGCGCGCCGAAGACGCCGGGCTGGCTGGGGTCCGGGCGGTCCTTCAGGTCGGCACCGGCGCAGAAGACCTTGTGCGCGGAACGCAGGATGGCCACGCGCGCATCGTCACGGTCGCTGATCTCGTCGAAGACTTCGATCAGCCGGTGCCGCATCTCGCGGTTCATCGCATTCACCGGCGGGCGGTCCAGCGTCACCACGGCGATGTTGTCGGAGACCTCAAGTCTGATCATTATTGATCCTCCCGTTGTATTCTGGTCGGTCAGGCGTTCTGTGCCGGGGCGTCATCCAGCCCCAGCTCGCGCAGCACGTCGTCGGTATGCTGGCCCAGCATCGGCGGCGGCCGGTCAAAGCTCAGCGGCGCCTCGCGGAAGCGCAGCGGACTGACGATCTGGGGAACGGTGCCGCTGGCGGGATGGGGCAGGTGGCGCACCATCTGGCGGTGTTGCACCTGCGGGTCAGCCAGCACTTCCGGCACGGTGTTGATGGGGCCGCAGGGCACGCCGGCCTTTGTCAGCCCCTCCACGACCTGCTTCACCGGCATGCGGCTCATCGCGCCACGCACCGCCTCCAACAGCTCCGGCAGGTTCTTCAGCCGGCTGGGATTATCCGCGAAGCGCGGGTCAGTGGCATATTCCGGGATGCCGATGACGTGGCAGAGCCGCTGATACTGCGCGTCATTGCCCACGCCCAGCGCGATCTTGCCATCGGCGCAGGCGAAGACATCCTGCGGCTGGATGTTCGGGTGCTTGTTGCCGCTGCGCTTCGGCGTATTGCCGGTCAGCAGGTGGTTCATGCCCTGGTTGGCCAGCAGCGCCGTGGCGACGTCCAGCATCGCGATATCCGCATGGTCGCCGCGCCCGGTGGCATTCCGGCGCGCGAGGCCCGCCAGGGCGGCGATGGCGGTATAGAGGCCGGTGGTCAGGTCGATGATCGGCACGCCCACCTTCTGCGGGCCGCCGCCCGGCAGGTCGTCGCGCTCGCCGGTCACGCTCATCAGCCCGCCCATGGCCTGGATGGCGAAATCATAGGCGGCATCCTGCGCGCGAGGGCCGTCCTGGCCGAATCCGGTGACGGAGCAATAGACCAGCTGCGGCGCTATCTCCTTCAGGTCGTCATAGGCCAGCCCGAAGCGGGCCAGGTTCCCGACCTTGTAGTTCTCCAGCAGGATGTCCGAGCGCCTGGCCAGCTCTCGCACCACGGCCTGCCCCTCCGGCTTCGCCAGATCGATGGCGATGGAGCGCTTGCCGCGGTTCACGCTGAGGAAGTAGCCGCTTTCCCGCGTGTCCCGGCCTTCTTCGTCCTTCAGGAAGGGCGGGCCCCAGGCGCGGGAATCATCGCCTGCCCCGGGACGTTCCACCTTGATGACGTCGGCGCCCAGATCGGCCAGCACCTGTCCAGCCCAGGGGCCCGCCAGGATACGGCTGAGATCGAGCACGCGGATATGCGAAAGTGGACCTGGCACGCAGTACCTTCCCTCAACTCACTCTATTGATTGGACTGTGCTGGGGCACGGCCACGGGCCTGTCAGCCCCTTCCCCGATGCTAACAGGCGCGGC from Roseomonas marmotae includes these protein-coding regions:
- the thiM gene encoding hydroxyethylthiazole kinase, which gives rise to MTQPDLSLALSRLRQAAPLVHNITNQVVANVTANALLAIGASPAMVLAEQEVGEFVRLTAALVINLGTLTAPQRDAMLVATAAAGEAGVPWIMDPVAAGATAFRKDTALQLLARGPRVVRGNASEIMALAGQAGGGKGVDSAHRSDAAREAARQLARQSGAVVAVTGATDYVTDGTAMLAIANGHPMLTRVTGTGCTATALIGAFLGAGLDGMQAAVAGLAVLGVAAEQAAPLASGPGSFQVALLDRLYGLEGAELAGRARISPV
- a CDS encoding HugZ family protein, which translates into the protein MSTDGPAITPRAETLPEPGAGDHPALAHALLREALTASLATLDPGAAGAGGHPFVSLVTVATDYDGAPLLLASRLALHSRNMAADGRVSLLLSRGGKGDPLAHPRLTLSGMAQPAEAPHLRQRFLARHPKSALYIDFPDFRFWRVRPLAAHLVAGFGRAPELPPAALLTDLTGAGALLAAEPEAVAHMNQDHAEAIGLYATRLGGAAPGHWRMTGLDPDGMDLMLEGQALRIPFPERALDPGALRALLVRLAKQAREAG
- a CDS encoding LysR family transcriptional regulator, which translates into the protein MNVNLKLLQAFIEVAEHGSFRRAAEEIGRTQSAVSMQIRQLEEQLGLRLFQRTTRQVRLTPEGARLLTHVRSAMAELMAGLRLAEGLAAHRGRVAVACAPSLAGSRLPRVMAAFQDAFPGAQVEVRELPLAGILDCVRAQDVDFGVGPPPPASAGLLFRPLLEDPICALVPPGLLPARPRASLRLLARHPLVMMAGLRELVEEEARAQGLALSIRYQAQQILAVAGLVEARLGIGIVPRLAAEGLEGDRLQVLPLVTPRLTRQVGILTRRNSTLSPLATELERRFAEVMGSRPAARSGRQPTPWSGPVDTV
- a CDS encoding CaiB/BaiF CoA transferase family protein yields the protein MQDMTEQDRPLAGVRVLDIATFIAGPFAGTIMGDFGADVIKIEHPRDGDPMRKFGTPTECGDTLAWLSEARNKRCMTLDLRAPDGAALFRKLVAEVDVVVENFRPGTLEKWGLGWEVLREVNPKLVMLRISAYGQTGPMRGKPGFARIAHGFAGLSYLAGEPGRPPVVPGSTSLADYMSGVWGALGVMMALRQAEKTGRGQVVDIGLYESVFRLLDEIAPAYARHGTVRERMGADVPQVVPHGHWQTRDGRWIALACTSEKIFARLCDVMGKPELAAPDALGPTRNRLARREETNQLVADWVGSLDFDELMAACDGAGVPCGPINSIADIFQDPQYEARGNLLRVQDPRVGEIVLPAGMPHLTETPPVLRHAGRAMGADTDDILSELLQMTAEDVARLRSGGVI
- a CDS encoding acyl-CoA dehydrogenase C-terminal domain-containing protein — encoded protein: MPAYAAPVDDMLFVLGDLLDAPATLAGLGGEEVSLSLMGEVLGEAGRFCEKVAQPINRSGDEEGCVLENGAVRTPKGFPEAYAAFVEGGWPGLAHAPEHGGQGLPRVLQVLFDEMLSSANFSFGLFPGLTRGAVEAIERHGDATLKETYLPPMVEGRWMGAMALTEAHAGTDLGLLRSKAEPQADGSHRVTGSKIFISAGDHDLSENIIHLVLARLPDAPPGVKGISLFLVPKFLPGEAGGLGARNAMSVGSIEHKMGIKASPTCVMNYDGATGWLVGAPHQGLRAMFTMMNAERLFVGIQGLGIAEAAYQGASAYARERVQGRAPGAASGPAQPILVHPDVRKMLLTIRGFSEAGRALAAWTALEMEKAARHPDIAARARAEGMVALLTPVIKAAFTDLGFESAVLAQQVFGGHGYVREWGMEQLVRDARIAQIYEGTNGIQAMDLVGRKLTQDGGALPRAFFAEIRESLAPHAASEFAAPVLAALERLEVATEALAGRAAADPAEPGAAATDYLRFFALVALGWIWARMALLPSAPPAKQAVARFFMARILPQTLGLELALRAGAAPVMALEDAAF
- a CDS encoding CaiB/BaiF CoA transferase family protein, yielding MGAAAGMPPLTGLRVLDFTRVIAGPYLTMMLADLGCEVIKVESPGHGDDTRLSQPPGKGGESAIFMGLNRNKQSVVLDLAREEGRALARRLAGECDILVENFRPGAMRRLGLDYEALREEMPGLIYCSISGYGHHSRFSDIPGYDPIAQAETGLMYMTGDSSMPPIRSGGSVIDVLTGMHAGLGILSALHARARTGEGQFVDLSLYDTALSSLGFIMQGPLLTGQNPLRLGNTSFFMAPNGVYDCADGQVMISAGNNRLFAKLCEGMGLPEMLADPRFASNATRLENLDAMNAMLSQRLGEQPRDHWVEKLRRIGVPIGAVRTPLEALDAVETEASGMLHAVQHPTAGEIRTVRNAIHLSNTPPRVPGPAPLLDQHSDAILQSVLGLDPEEIAELRRQGAIGPASHPAKVEP